Genomic DNA from candidate division WOR-3 bacterium:
AACCTCATATCGGTAGAAAATATCAAAGGGTACATATAAAGTGCCCGGCAGTAACCGGTATTCATGAAGAAGAGTCATAATGAAATAGTCGGCGTCGGCATCGACCTTGTCGATGTGGAACGCATTGAAAAGGCGGTTTCAACAAGGAAAGCCTTTCTTAAACGCCTCTACGCCGAGGAAGAAATCAGATTATCAAATAAAGGAAAGTTCCGTTTTGAAGAACTCGCCGGTCGATTTGCAGTAAAAGAAGCGGTACTCAAGGTATTGAAGACCGGCTGGCGTCAGGGGGTGAAATTCAACGAAATTATTGTTTTGAATGAACGTTCCGGTGCGCCGTATGTCAGGTTGACGGGCAGGGCACGTGAGGTTGCAGACGACTTAGGCATAAAAAATATCTATATAAGTATCAGCCATACCAAAACCCTTGCGGTCGGTCTTGCAGTTGCAACCCGTTGAAATCAGAAGGAGGAAATATGAAGAAAGCAGTCTTTCTATTTGACGGCCAGGGTGCATTTCGACCTGGTATCGGAAAAGAATTATGTGCCAAATATCATGAGGCGGATGAAATAATCGAAAAATGCAGTGAAATATTGGAATATAATAT
This window encodes:
- the acpS gene encoding holo-[acyl-carrier-protein] synthase translates to MKKSHNEIVGVGIDLVDVERIEKAVSTRKAFLKRLYAEEEIRLSNKGKFRFEELAGRFAVKEAVLKVLKTGWRQGVKFNEIIVLNERSGAPYVRLTGRAREVADDLGIKNIYISISHTKTLAVGLAVATR